In the Nerophis ophidion isolate RoL-2023_Sa linkage group LG19, RoL_Noph_v1.0, whole genome shotgun sequence genome, one interval contains:
- the znf385b gene encoding zinc finger protein 385B isoform X3, which produces MLVRYKGGRERQSLYIEIAKLIPQPAPLSGSAPNKTFCAWCGAGGPSVLMKPFLPFPVDAVAPVALFPNFNTMDPVQKAVIKHTFGGVAAKRKQVITCSVCRLRFNSDSQAASHFRGGRHAKKVKSQENKTNGSGSRKAGPAHPMSTNQHTGGWNIMDDDSSSSTCLLFYLPLFLLLLLFVLLFHFLIHLLSFVLFLTPSSFFRLPFLLFFFLFILFLFLFLPVLLFLFSSISSSSFFLSPTFPFLLFFSSFLFCIPFILFFILCCCFFFCSFFFFFFVFFYSFFLLLFFFIFCVLLFFLIVLLTFLFSLYHCFSVGCFFTCTPFLPLCSSPFSALSTSFLSCLSFSFHFSPFFLLFSFFLHFCSSFSSPFFLLLFFLLFHPICSSFLSY; this is translated from the exons GCTTGGT GTGGCGCTGGAGGTCCATCCGTCCTGATGAAACCCTTCTTGCCTTTCCCCGTGGACGCCGTTGCGCCAGTCGCACTGTTTCCAAACTTCaacacg ATGGACCCCGTGCAGAAGGCCGTCATCAAGCACACGTTTGGGGGCGTGGCGGCCAAGAGGAAACAGGTGATCACGTGCAGCGTCTGCCGGCTGAGGTTCAACTCTGAC TCGCAGGCGGCGTCTCACTTCCGAGGCGGACGTCACGCCAAGAAGGTCAAGTCCCAGGAGAACAAGACCAATGGCAGTGGGTCCCGGAAAGCAGGCCCCGCCCATCCGATGAGCACCAATCAGCACACAGGTGGTTGGAACATCATGGATGATGATTCATCTTCTTCAACTTGTCTTCTTTTTTATCTTCCTTtgtttcttcttctccttctttttgTCCTTCTATTTCATTTTCTTATTCACCTTCTCTCTTTTGTTCTTTTTCTTACCCCATCCTCTTTCTTTCGCCTACCTTTCcttctcttcttctttttgttcatccttttcctttttctttttctacctgttcttctgtttcttttttcttccatttcttcttcctcttttttcTTGTCACCCACTTtcccttttcttctttttttctcttcttttttattttgtattccttttatacTATTCTTCATCTTATGCTGCTGCTTTTTCTTCtgttcctttttctttttcttctttgtctttttctactCTTTCTTCCTCCTCTTGTTCTTCTTTATCTTCTGtgttcttcttttctttcttatTGTTCTGCTTActtttttgttttcactctatCATTGTTTTTCTGTTGGTTGTTTCTTCACTTGTACTCCTTTTCTTCCTCTTTGTTCTTCTCCTTTTTCTGCCTTGTCTACTTCTTTTCTTTCTTGTTTGTCTTTTTCCTTTCACTTTTCCCCTTTCTTcttattgttttccttttttcttcatttttgttCCTCCTTTTCTTCTCCctttttcctcctcctcttctttctCCTTTTTCATCCTATTtgttcttcttttctttcttatTGA
- the LOC133538101 gene encoding solute carrier family 22 member 4-like, whose translation MQDYENLVVSFLGTWGPYQRRVFFLLCFSVVPTGYNLLCPLFLLATPPHTCRIPANVSQSWIQASIPAQLVEGHWEQSACRRFEPDFIQNQSTPGPGSEILLSELKQEICKDGWTFSKEHYQSTVVTEFSLVCEDQWKAPFTSVVYFLGGLFGCFISGQISDRLGRKPVLLVSIAVLSIFSGALALAPSWEVFTVLFFMLGMGQISCYVVVFVLGSEILMGPTRVLFCSVSLPCFYVLGMLLLAGTAYLIPTWRILAPIMGLPGLACVPLWWFLPESPRWLVSRGRLREAEVLLKSAALENHLEAPQVIFDPPEVRTPCGLGPNHLKSLQVENPTSLKSVGFLDLLKTRNVRYVTLILWLVWFSLNVSYFGVSFNMSGFYGNPFLNYFLVSVVELPAYMASWLAVRRLHRRLSITSFSLLGALALLLIQITINSDPNVTLFLVLVGKFGLLAGLSVLYTFSGELYPTVIRNTAVASCATFSRMGSSVSPYLLQLAVFNQYLPWIIVGCLMVLSVLLCVLLPETFRRPLPDTIEQMATTQGCTCGAKHDGKTAEDQISVPEIIYTSHF comes from the exons ATGCAGGACTACGAGAACCTGGTGGTCTCTTTCCTGGGGACTTGGGGTCCTTACCAGAGGCGAGTGTTCTTCCTGCTGTGTTTCTCCGTCGTCCCCACGGGGTACAACCTGCTGTGCCCCCTCTTTCTGCTGGCCACGCCCCCGCACACCTGCCGGATCCCAGCCAACGTGAGCCAGAGCTGGATCCAGGCTAGCATCCCAGCCCAG CTGGTGGAAGGACACTGGGAGCAAAGCGCTTGTCGACGCTTTGAACCGGACTTCATCCAGAACCAGAGCACACCGGGACCAGGATCAGAAATTCTGCTGTCGGAGCTGAAGCAGGAAATTTGTAAGGACGGTTGGACCTTCAGCAAAGAGCACTACCAGTCCACTGTGGTCACTGAG TTTAGTCTGGTGTGTGAGGACCAATGGAAAGCACCTTTTACCTCTGTCGTCTACTTCCTGGGTGGACTGTTCGGATGCTTCATCTCGGGTCAAATCTCAGACAG GCTGGGCAGGAAGCCGGTTCTGTTGGTTTCCATTGCGGTGCTAAGCATCTTCAGCGGCGCTTTGGCACTGGCGCCTTCCTGGGAGGTCTTCACCGTCCTCTTCTTCATGCTGGGGATGGGACAAATCAGCTGCTACGTGGTGGTCTTCGTGCTCG GCTCCGAGATCCTGATGGGTCCAACAAGAGTTCTGTTCTGCAGTGTGTCTCTGCCTTGCTTTTACGTGTTGGGAATGTTGCTGCTGGCCGGCACCGCCTACCTGATCCCAACCTGGCGTATCCTGGCGCCGATCATGGGCCTGCCTGGTCTGGCCTGTGTGCCGCTGTGGTG GTTCCTGCCTGAGTCTCCTCGCTGGCTGGTGTCTCGTGGGCGTCTGAGAGAAGCTGAAGTTCTGTTAAAGTCGGCGGCACTGGAAAACCACCTGGAAGCGCCACAAGTCATCTTCGACCCCCCCGAGGTGAGGACGCCTTGCGGTCTTGGTCCAAACCACCTAAAGTCTCTGCAGGTGGAGAACCCGACGAGCCTCAAGTCTGTGGGTTTTCTGGACCTGTTGAAGACTCGGAACGTTCGCTATGTCACGCTCATCTTGTGGCTGGTCTG GTTCTCTCTCAATGTCAGCTACTTTGGCGTGTCCTTCAACATGTCCGGCTTCTACGGAAACCCGTTCCTCAACTACTTCCTGGTGTCGGTTGTGGAGCTGCCGGCGTACATGGCGAGCTGGCTGGCGGTGCGTCGTCTTCATCGCCGCCTGTCTATCACCAGCTTCTCCCTGCTGGGAGCACTGGCGCTGCTGCTGATCCAGATCACCATCAACA GCGATCCAAATGTGACCTTGTTCCTGGTTCTAGTGGGTAAATTTGGCCTACTGGCTGGCCTCAGCGTCTTGTACACTTTCAGTGGCGAGTTGTACCCCACAGTGATCCGGAACACAGCCGTGGCCTCCTGCGCCACCTTCTCCAGGATGGGTTCCTCAGTGTCGCCTTACCTGCTGCAGCTGG CCGTGTTCAATCAGTACCTGCCGTGGATCATCGTGGGTTGTCTGATGGTTCTCAGCGTTCTCCTGTGCGTCCTCTTGCCCGAGACCTTCAGAAGGCCGCTTCCAGACACCATAGAGCAGATGGCCACCACGCAGGG GTGTACCTGTGgtgcaaagcatgatgggaaaacagCTGAGGATCAAATATCAGTACCAGAGATCATCTATACGAgtcacttttaa
- the sestd1 gene encoding SEC14 domain and spectrin repeat-containing protein 1: MSQQVSMEASSILSVLKKKLAFLSGGKDRRSGLILSIPLGSDQTSMEELSDTLDYLLSIPSDKCKARGFTVIVDGRRSQWNTVKTVVLMLQNVIPAEVSLVCVVKPDEFWDKKVTHFCFWKEKDRLGFEVILVSANKLTRYIEPSQLTDDFGGSLDYDHSDWLGKRLVFEKFTKESTSLLDELSIINDGDKSANKDKSADCVLLPSFDPETVLQTGHELLSELQQRRFNGSEGGGGAGGQGQGGPTWRPMEEELLAQPQVMKLLDSLREQYTRYQEVCRQRSKRSQLDDIHAKVMQVVTWLQGPGSELLKTHQAIGDSMRAAQALQQKHEEIESQHSEWFAVYVELNQQIGALLSGGEEEEATELKALQQQLSNVCYQQAAQLESRQNVLQAAHGFHGAAQELSQQLDGLLGMLCADVAPADGSAIQQNLKLLEEKLQSVEAGLTSLREKGALLLEPMCSQASWPQDEGESPAGEQENVQQIHAVMEEMQLRKQRCEDMVDVRRLKMLQMVQLFKCEEDALQSVEWLGELLDALLKTHVRLGDDSQETKSMLDKHRKFVDVAQSTYDYGRQLLQATVVLCQSLRCTTRSSGDTLPRLNRVWKQFSVSADERQHRLELALDFHDAAERVLREQHVEAESLDDVDSSGKTLLDRLSMPVIFPDGSEQCFGSQGDAAAAAECVRERLLLVEERRQESDVCERGEGLHGLDVIGEELSEKEEDEEEQAEPRVEAPEQER; this comes from the exons ATGTCTCAGCAAGTAAGCATGGAAGCCAGCAGCATCCTGTCCGTCCTCAAAAAGAAGCTGGCCTTCTtgtcag GCGGCAAAGATCGGCGCAGTGGTCTGATCCTATCCATCCCCCTTGGCTCAGATCAGACCAGCATGGAGGAGCTGAGCGACACGCTGGACTATCTACTCAGCATCCCGAG TGACAAGTGTAAGGCGCGTGGTTTCACTGTCATCGTGGACGGCCGCAGGTCGCAGTGGAACACGGTCAAGACGGTGGTGCTCATGCTGCAG AACGTTATCCCGGCCGAGGTGTCGCTGGTGTGCGTGGTGAAGCCCGATGAATTCTGGGATAAGAAAGTGACGCACTTCTGCTTCTGGAAGGAGAAAGACCGCCTGGGCTTTGAG GTGATCCTGGTCTCGGCCAACAAGCTGACTCGGTACATCGAACCATCCCAGCTGACGGACGACTTTGGGGGAAGTCTGGACTACGACCACAGCGACTGGCTCGGCAAGAGACTG GTGTTTGAGAAGTTCACCAAGGAGTCGACGTCGCTGCTGGACGAGCTGTCAATCATTAATGACGGGGACAAGAGCGCCAACAAAGACAA gtCAGCTGACTGTGTCCTCCTGCCGTCCTTTGACCCAGAGACTGTCCTCCAGACTG GTCACGAGCTGTTGTCCGAGCTGCAGCAGCGACGTTTTAACGGCTCTGAGGGAGGAGGCGGAGCAGGAGGACAAGGACAGGGAG GTCCGACGTGGCGGCCCATGGAGGAGGAGCTTCTGGCCCAGCCCCAGGTCATGAAGCTGCTGGACTCGCTCAGGGAGCAGTACACCCGCTACCAGGAGGTGTGTCGCCAACGCAGCAAGCGCTCGCAGCTGGATGACATTCACGCCAAAGTCATGCAG GTGGTCACATGGTTGCAGGGTCCAGGCTCGGAGCTCCTAAAGACCCACCAGGCCATCGGAGACTCCATGCGTGCGGCGCAAGCCCTGCAGCAGAAACACGAGGAGATCGAAAGCCAGCACAGC GAGTGGTTTGCCGTCTATGTGGAGCTGAACCAGCAGATCGGCGCCTTGCTCAGCGGCGGCGAGGAGGAGGAAGCGACCGAGCTGAAGGCGCTGCAGCAGCAGCTGAGCAATGTCTGCTACCAGCAGGCGGCACAACTGGAGAGCCGGCAGAACGTCCTGCAGGCGGCGCACGGCTTCCACGGCGCCGCACAGGAG CTGTCCCAGCAGCTAGATGGCTTACTGGGCATGCTCTGTGCGGACGTGGCACCAGCGGACGGCTCTGCTATACAGCAGAACCTCAAGCTGCTGGAGGAGAAGTTGCAGAGCGTGG AGGCGGGGCTTACCTCCCTGCGTGAGAAGGGGGCGCTCTTGTTGGAGCCCATGTGCAGCCAAGCATCGTGGCCGCAGGACGAAGGCGAGAGTCCGGCAGGAGAACAGGAGAACGTCCAGCAGATCCACGCCGTCATGGAGGAGATGCAGCTCCGCAAACAGAG GTGTGAGGACATGGTGGATGTAAGGAGGCTGAAGATGCTGCAGATGGTCCAGTTGTTCAAATGTGAAGAAGATGCTCTGCAG TCCGTGGAATGGCTTGGCGAGCTGCTGGACGCCCTGTTGAAGACGCACGTGAGACTTGGCGACGACTCCCAGGAGACAAAGTCCATGTTGGACAAACACAGGAAATTTGTGGACGTGGCTCAG AGCACGTACGACTACGGCCGCCAGCTGCTGCAGGCGACGGTGGTGTTGTGTCAGTCTCTGCGCTGCACCACGCGCTCGTCCGGCGACACGCTGCCCAGACTCAACCGCGTGTGGAAGCAGTTCAGTGTCAGCGCGGACGAGCGGCAGCACCGTTTGGAGCTCGCCCTCGACTTCCACGACGCTGCTGAGAGG GTGTTACGGGAGCAGCATGTGGAGGCGGAGTCTCTGGATGATGTCGACTCGTCAGGGAAAACTCTTTTGGATAGACTGAGCATGCCCGTCATCTTCCCTGATGG GAGCGAGCAGTGTTTCGGGAGCCAGGGTGACGCGGCGGCGGCGGCCGAGTGCGTCAGGGAGCGCCTCCTGCTGGTGGAGGAGCGGCGGCAGGAGTCGGATGTCTGCGAGCGGGGGGAAGGGCTTCACGGGCTGGACGTCATCGGGGAAGAGCTGAGCGAAaaggaggaggacgaggaggagcaGGCGGAGCCACGGGTTGAGGCACCAGAGCAGGAGCGCTAA